Proteins from a genomic interval of Spea bombifrons isolate aSpeBom1 chromosome 4, aSpeBom1.2.pri, whole genome shotgun sequence:
- the NUDCD2 gene encoding nudC domain-containing protein 2, with protein MAVHFDERSGIVPCQTPWGCWYQTMDEVFIEVQVPPGTQARQIRCNLGSRDIMLAVQGKDVFKGKLFDSTISDEATWTLEDRKLIRIILTKSNRSAGNCWASLLEEEYSADPWVQDEMQKKLTLEKFQRENPGFDFSGAELSGNYSKGGPDFSSLEK; from the exons ATGGCGGTTCATTTTGATGAGCGAAGTGGAATAGTGCCGTGTCAGACCCCGTGGGGCTGCTGGTACCAGACCATGGATGAAGTGTTCATTGAAGTCCAAGTGCCTCCAGGAACACAAGCCAGACAGATCCGGTGCAATCTCGGAAGCAGGGACATAATGTTGGCGGTTCAGGGGAAAGATGTCTTTAAG ggaAAGTTGTTTGACTCTACAATATCTGATGAAGCTACATGGACATTAG AGGACAGAAAGCTAATAAgaataattttaacaaaatctaATCGGAGTGCTGGAaattgctgggcttctttgctggaAGAAGAATATTCTGCTGATCCATGGGTTCAAGATGAAATGCAGAAAAAGCTTACACTAGAGAAATTTCAGAGAGAG AATCCTGGCTTTGACTTCAGCGGTGCAGAGCTTTCAGGAAACTATAGCAAAGGAGGACCAGACTTTTCTTCGTTGGAAAAGTAA
- the CCNG1 gene encoding cyclin-G1 → MIDTLVTSEAQDLLCQLNSLLEQELKNQPKACGLRLIETAHDNGLRMTARLRDFEVKDLLSLTQFFGFSTETFSLAVNLMDRFLSKMKIQPKHLGCVGLTCFYLSVKATEEERNVPLATDLIRISQYKFTVFDMMRMEKIVLEKLGWKVKATTACHLLQLYHSLVYENLTIERKKLFMLEKLETQLKACHCRIGFSKAKPSALALSVLALEVQEQKLFELNDAIEYLREYSKISCRDLLCWKELVFKCLAEYSTSRCSKPNVQKLKWIVSGRTARQLKHSYYRIAHLPTIPESGS, encoded by the exons ATGATTGATACACTTGTAACATCAGAAGCTCAGGACCTTCTTTGCCAGCTGAACTCACTCTTGGAGCAGGAGCTGAAAAACCAGCCCAAGGCATGTGGCTTGCGTCTTATCGAAACTGCTCATGACAATGGCCTTCGGATGACTGCTAGACTTCGTGATTTTGAAGTGAAGGATTTGCTAAGCTTAACTCAGTTCTTTGGTTTCAGTACTGAAACGTTCTCTTTGGCTGTAAACCTTATGGACCGGTTCTTATCAAAAATGAAA ATACAACCAAAGCACTTAGGCTGTGTTGGACTCACCTGTTTCTATCTCTCTGTAAAAGCAACAGAAGAGGAAAGAAATGTTCCTTTGGCAACAGACTTAATAAGAATTAGCCAGTACAAGTTCACAGTATTTGACATGATGAGAATGGAAAAGATTGTTTTGGAGAAGCTGGGCTGGAAAGTGAAAGCAACCACTGCATGCCATCTCTTACAGCTATACCATTCCCTTGTTTATGAGAACTTAACTATTGAAAG gAAAAAGCTCTTTATGTTGGAGAAGCTTGAAACGCAACTTAAGGCTTGTCACTGTAGAATTGGATTTTCAAAAGCAAAG CCCTCTGCGCTGGCCCTGTCTGTATTGGCACTTGAAGTTCAGGAACAAAAGTTGTTTGAACTTAACGATGCAATAGAGTATCTTCGAGAATATTCAAAG ATCAGCTGTAGAGATTTGTTATGTTGGAAGGAACTGGTATTTAAGTGCCTGGCAGAATACTCTACAAGCAGATGTTCCAAACCAAATGTCCAGAAGCTCAAATGGATTGTGTCTGGGCGCACTGCAAGGCAATTGAAACACAGTTACTACAGGATAGCACATCTCCCCACAATTCCAGAGTCTGGTtcctaa